The sequence GCCGCCCGTGGGAGCACCCGGGCTCACCGCGAGCACCGGAGCGGCTGATTCTCCACTGTCCGAGAGCGTTTCCAGGACGACGGCGTTCGCGACCCGGAAGGGGCGTGAATAGGCCGCGAAGATGGCGCGCGCCTCGTCGTACCGCTGCGCGGCCTCGTGCGGCGCCTCCGCCGCGAGCGCCTTGTGCGCCTCGCCCAGCTTCGCGCTCACGCTGTCCAGCGTCTCCCGCTGCGCGTCCGTGGTGGCCTGCTCGCGCGCCTGCTCCACCGCGCCGTGCAGCTCCTGGATGAGCCGGCGCACGTAGACGGCGTGGGCCGTCTGGTACAGGCGGAAGGCCTCGTCCACGCTGGTGTCGGCGCGGGCGCGCGCCTGCCGCAGCCGCTCCTTCACGTCCGTCGTCAGCTCGCGCCACTCGTCGTCGGTGAAGCCGCCCGGTGGAATCGTGGCCGCCACCGCCTTGGACAATTCCTCGCAGAGGATGTCGAAGAAGGAGCGGCGGGCCAGCTCGAGCTGCTTGCGCGCCGTCCCCAGGTCCGAGCGGGTGAGCCCATCACGCACGCTCTGCAGCAACGGCAACAGCTCATACGTGAGTCGCAGGCCCAGGGCGTCCGCTTCGCCGCGCTGCTTCGCCAATGCGCGCGCCTGCTTCTCGATGTCCTGCAGGCGCGCCTCCAGCCCCGCGCGCGCGAGCCCCACCACGTCCAACTCCCGCAGCGCCTTGAGCTGCGTGTCGAGCTGCTCGGTGGGCGTCTCTGCGTTGCGCAGCGACTCCTCTACATCGGAGAGCAACTTGCTCGCCTGCGGGGGCCGGACCTCCTCCGGCAGCGCGTGCAGCTTCTTGCCCGTGTCGCACCACGCTTCATAGAGACGCAGCCGGGGCTCCATCGCCGCCAGCTCCGCGTCGCCCACGCGGATGCCGCGCACCGGCTTGCGAATCTCCGAGACGAGCGTGTCCACCTGGGCGCGCACCGCTCGGCCCACCTCCTGCGCCTCCTTGTCCTGTCCAGAGATGAGCGACTGGAGACGGCGGCGCAGCGCGAGGGCGCGTTGCAGGCGCTGCGCCCGTGGCCGAATGCGCTGCGTGTACAGCCGCACCGCGTAGGACGAGAGCGCTCCGAGCGCGATGAGCAGCGCACCCCACGTCCACGGCGAGCGCACCCAGACGGTGAAGGGTTGCTCCACGGGCACGCCCGCCGGCACGGCGACGCGCACGGTGCCGGTGTACTCGCCCGGCCCGTCCAGTCCGCGCAGCGTCAGCACCAGCGCGCCGCTGCCGTGCGCGGCCACGGGGATGCCATCCGGCAGCGAGGCCAGGTCCTGCACACCGCCGTCCGGCAGCGTGCCCTCCACCGCGAAGTCCGCGCCCGCGAACTCCGGTTGGACGAGGGACTGCCCCAGGTCCGGTGCCTTGCGCTGGAGCTGGAGGAGGTGGGGCGCGGAGATGCGGCCGGCCACGCCCGCCGTCTCCTTGAAGGGCATCCGCACCGTGGCGTCCACCGAGCGCCAGCCCCAGCCCGATGAAGCCACCGCCGGGGACGACGCCACGAACTGCACGGTGGGCGCCGCCTGCACGCGGGTGACGGTGAGCGCCGTCGTCTCACGGCCTCCTGCATGGACCAACACCACCTGGCCCGTGTAGTCGCCTACCGCGGGCAGCTTTCCGGACAGGTCGACGTAGAGGGGCTGGCGCGCGGAGAGGCTCGCGGTGGCGCCGCCGTCGGCGACTGCTCGCACCGTGGCCAGCAACGGCACCTGCACGCCGTCCTGCGACTGGAGCGGGTCCACCAGCACCGTCACGCCGCCGGGCAATTCGTCGTCCACGCCGCCGTCCGGCCCCGCGACGGACAGGAGGTCCACGCGCAGCACGTGGCGGAAGTCATCCGACGGCGTGCGCAGCTTCACCTCGTTGCTGGCGTTGGCACCGGCCACGCGCAGCCGCGCGGACTGCGCACGGGCGGGCACCCACGGCGCGACGAGCAGCACGAAGAGGACGAGGCGCGCGACGCCCACGCCACGACGGAGGACGGAGGAACGGCGGGAAGCAAGTTCCATCCAGCGACGATAACAGGCACGCCCCCCGGCTCCAGTTCGCGCCCGGACGGCTTCAGCCCCTCACCGCCACCCGAGCACGTCGAGCATGTCCAGCGGGAGGCTGTCGCGGATGGTGTCGATGGGGATGCCCTCGTTGTGCCCCAGTGAGGACGGCATGCGGGGCCCGCCGCTGTGGTGCAGCGCGGCCAGCCGCAAGTCGCGCGTGAAGCACGGCGCGCCGGAGGAGCCCGGCCCCGTGCAGGGACGGTACGCCACGCGCGTGCGCGACGGGTTGACGCCGAGGAACTCGTCCACGGCCACGCTCATCGGCCGGCCCTCCGGGTGCTGGACGATGAGCACGAGGCTGCCGGGCAGGAAGGGCTCACGCGTGCGGGGCAGCTCCAGCCAGCCGCGACTCTCGCCATCCGTCTGCGCGTCGCCGGGCGCGCCCTCCACCTGGAGGAAGGCGTAGTCCAATTCGTCCGTGCGCGCCTCGCGCGGCCGGGGGTGCATCAGGTCCGCCGGACTGTAGCGGCTGTACGCCAGGCACTTCGTCACCCGGTACGTCGTGCCCGGCTGGAGCAGCGTGCGGCCCGGCAGCACCTTGTGGTCGAAGCGCACACGCAGCGACTCCAGCAGCTTGTTCTCGATGACGTGGAAGTTGGTGAGGACGACGTTGGGCGACACGAGGAAGCCCGTGCCCAGCGCCGCGCCCACCTGCGGCTCCACGCGGCACACGCGCTTCTCAATCGCCGCCAGCCGCCGTCGCCAGGCCTCCGGCGCACCGCCCATGCGCCCCGGGCCGAAGAGGCGCTCCAGGCTGACGCGCGGAATGCTCCGCTCCACGGACGCCAGGTACGCCTGCACGAAGCGGGACAGCCGCCGGTGACGGGGGTGGGCCTCGTACGCGCCGGCCACCAGCTCGCGCGTCCAGCCTTCCGACTCCGCTCGGAGGATGAGCTCGAAGATGCGCTCCCGCGCACTGCCCGACGACACGAGCGAGTCCAGTCCTTCTCGCCGTGCGGACTCCACCATGCGGCGCAGCTCTTCCAATGACGGGAAGGCGCTGCTCAGCACCCTCAGCAGCTCGTCTTTCTCAGCGCCGTCGAGCTCCATGTTGTCACCCGCGACGAAGCCGCTCACGAAGCAGGCCGGCCTCGTGACGCTCGCGAAAATGTGCCGCATCCCAGGAGTGGAATCACGGGTAGGCCATGTACAGACGCTGCTGATCGGACACTTTCGCGAGCCCTGTGTCCACGGGAGTGCCCTCGGGGGCAGGGGGTGGGTCGATCAGCGCACCGCCCATATAGTGGGAGGTACGTAGGAAATGAGGTCTGGCCTCGACACCACCTTCAGCGACGAGGCCCCGCCCTGCAGCGTTCCTGCCAGCGTGGGGATGACACGGAAGCGTGCCTGGAAGGGCTCGCCCGCTCCCCGGGGCGGTAGCTTCAGCGTCACCGCGCCGTCCTCCGAGTCCCACGACGACACGCGGCCCTCCGCCACGAGCGCGTCGAGGCTGGCCGGGTCCACCTGAACACCCGCGGGCAGCCCGTGGCGCAGCTCCAACGCCAGGCCGGACGGAGTGGACGCCTCCAGCACCACGTCCGCCGGCTGCCCCACCTTCGCTTCGGCGGGCCCCTTCACCACCAGCTCCAGCCCGCCCTGAGACTCGGGCTTCCATGGCACCGCGGCGGCCAGCGCCAGCGAGAAGCCCAGCCCCGGCACCGCCGGCTCCGCGCGCACCGTCCACGCATGCGCGCCGCCCGAGCCCGGCGCCGCGGCCTCCAGCGCCAGCACCTCGCGCAGCGCCTTCGCGTCGTAGGTGCCCTCGGTGACCGTCTTGCCGTCGCGCTCCAGCACCACGTGCACCTGCGCGGGCAACGGCTCGCGGAAGAGGGACACCACCGCGCGCAGCGCCAGCCGGTTGGCGCGTCCCCCGCCCCAGCCCAGGGCCGGCGCGTAGGTGGAGAGCAGCGACGCACCGAGGTCCGCGAGCGGCGCCTTCGCGTCGCCCTCCAGCGCCAGCACCGCCAGCGCGGTGGCCTCCGCCTCCGAGGGCGTCTCGCCGCCGCCGTCCACCACGCCCGACTCCACCGGCAGGTACGCGGTGCCGTCGTCGCGCTTCTTCACCGCGTCACGCACCTGGGTGCGCAGGTCATCCTTCAGCGAGCCCGTCACCGCGCCGCTCGCCAGCAGCGCCGCCGCCGTGTAGCCGTCCTTCACGTGCGCGCGGTTGCGCTCCAGCGCGCCCGTGGCCTTCGCGGTGAAGAGGGCCGCGCGGCGCTTGCCCTCTGGAGTCCCCACCGCCGCATTCACCGCGCGCGTGCAGTCCGCGGTGGCCACCAGCAGCCGCTGCACCGTCCAGCCCTCGCCGCCCTGGCAGGTGCCGTCCGGGAGCTGCGACGCCGCCACCTTCGCGGCCAGCCGCTCGCCCAGGCGGGAGAGCACCACGTTGTTCGGGTGCGCCAGCGCGCCCTCCGCCAGCAGCGCCGCCGTGGCCACGTCCGGCGCCCGGCCCTCGCGCAGCGCGCGCTGCGTGGCCTGCGCCAGCACCTTGCGCGCGGCCTCCACGTCCACCGTGCCCGCCTCCGGCTGCGGGGGCATGGCCTGACGCTTCGCCGCGCCCGAGGTGAGCGCCTTCAGCGCCTCCGAGGACTGCGTCTCGCCCAGCGCGGCCAGCAGCTCCGGCGAACGGCCGACGAGCATCAGCGTGTAGGCCACGTCCGCCGCGCCCTCGCGCGCGCCGGCGGAGGCCAGCTCCGAGCGCAGCACGCCCAGCGCGCCGGGATACACGAGCAGCCGCACGCGCTCACTGCCGGCCTGCGCGTCCACGGGCCCTTCCAGCTTCAAGTTGCGAGGCGCCGCCAGCGTGCCGCCGCGCTGGAGCAGCACGGGCCGCCCGGTGGGCCACACGTCGAAGTCCCGCACCACCGCGTCGGCAGTGCCCAGCGTCGCGCGCAGGGCCACCGCGCCCGGCCCGGCCACGCGCACCGTCACGTACTCTACCACGCTGCCCCGCGCGGGCACGCGCACGGAGCGATTGCCACCGTCCACCGTCGCGCCCTGCACCTCCACCTTCAGCGGCGCGTCCACGGCGGCGTTCGTCGTGTTCACCACCTGCACCGGCAGTCGCACCGAGTCGCCCGCGCGAAGGAAGGGCGGCAGCACCGGGTCCACGTACGTGGGCAGCGTGCCGGAGAAGGACGTCACCGCGCCCGACTGCGCGCCGGAGCGCGAGTGCGCCAGCGCCAGCACCCGCCAGTTCGTGAGGCGGTCCGGCACGCGCACCGGCACCGTCGCCGCGCCGGAGGCATCCGTCACCACCAGCGGCTCGAAGAGGAACGTCTCCGGGAACCAGGCGCGGCTCGGCGCGGAGTCCGACTCCGGCTCCGGCTTCTTCTCGTCCTCCATGTCCCCGCGCGCGGCGCTCCCCTTCTTCCCGCTCATCATCCCGCCGAGGACGCCACCGCCACCGGGAGCCCCGAGGGCATCTGCCTCCTTCATCACTATCGGCATCGGCGGCGAGGACGGAGCCGGGGCGGCGGCCACCTCCTCCATGGCCGGAGCCCCTCCTTCCGCGCCGTACGCATCCTGCTTCGCACGCACCATCAAGTCCGCCGTGGGCGCCGCCTCGCGGGACAGCGAGCTGCCTCCGACGAACAGCAAGGCCAGCACGGCCCCCAGCACCAGGCCGAGCATCCCCAACATCACCGTGCGCTTCATGGCGCCTCCCGGGCGACCCACGCGTTCCAGTTCTCCACGTCCTCCGGCAGCCGCGTCCCGCTCGTCACCACCGCCCTGGGGTCGGTGAGGGAGAGCAGGTCAGCAGGCAGCCGCGACAGCCGCAGCCGGCGTCCGAAGGCATCCGTCACCTTCTCGCCGCGCTGCTCACACGCCGTCAGCGCGCCGTCCCACAGCTTCGCGAGGCCCTCCGGGTCCAGCGTCTCGCCCTCGGGCGCCTTCTCCTCCCACGCCCGCACCCGCGCGTGCAGCTCCGCGAGCACCGTGTAGAAGGGGTCCGTCATTTCGGCGGACGGGTCGAACGGCGACACCGCATTCACCGACAGCGACGGCTCGCCGGCCTCGCGCTGGGGCACCGCGCTCACGCGCAGCAGCGCCGCGGCCGCCGCGTTGGAGCCACGGATGCGCCCCATGGCCAGCGCCTGCCCGTCCAGCACGCCGAAGGCCGGCGAGGCCACCGCGGGCGACGCGCGCACCTCGCCCATCGCCTCCGCTCCCGGCAGCGCCGCGAGCTGTCCCAGCGTCTCGTCCACACCGAAGAGGCCCACGGCAGCGGAGCCGTCCTTGCCGTCCACCTTCGTGCGGAGCTGGAGGCGGGCCAGCTCACCCGGCGCGTACACCGGCTTCTCCGGCGACACCTCCACGGAGAGCTGCGCGCGCGGCGGCACGTACACGCGCGCCACCGCGCCCTCCCAGTGCGCCTCGGCCCAGCCCTCGAAGTCCGAGGGCAGCTTGAAGCGCACCGAGCGCGTGGACCTGTCCACCTTCGACTCCAGCGCCGTCGTGCCCGCCTGGAGCACCAGCTTCTCCGGCAGCTGGCCCACGAAGCCGGGGCCGCGCATCAGGTCGATGCGCACCTCGTCTCCCGCGCGCGCCTGCACCGGCGTGGCGCGCAGGCGCGTGTTGGGAAGCTGCGCGGGACGGAGCACCAGCTTCGTGCCGCCCGCGTCCTTCCCGTCCACCTTCGCGCTCACGCTCAGCTCGTAGCCCGGGAAGACGGTGGCCATGGCAGGCCCGTCCTCGCCCTCGACGCCCGCCGGGTACGCGGTGAAGCGCGCCACGCCCAGGGCCTCGGCCTTCGGAGTCGACTCGTCCGGCGCGGGCAGCCGCAGCGCGGAGAAGCGCTGCTGGATGCACGGCAGCAGCGAGGCCGGCAGCGCACCCTCCTGCTTCGGCAGCGACACCCACGAGGTGGACAGCTCCGTCCCCGTCTTCGACAGCCGCCAGCTCAGCGCGACAGGCAGCGGTGCCTCTTCCGAGAGGTCGCGAGGCAGACACGCGCGAGCGTCCCGCGCCGCCGTGGCCAGCACGCCCTGCAGCCGCGAGCCCTCACCGAAGGCCTCCTCCAGCTCCACCTCCAGCCGGGGCAGGCTGGGGTCTCTCACGTTGAGCTGCACCACCAGCAGGCGCTCGCGTCCGGCCGGCAGCGAGCGAGCGCGCAGCGCCGTGGCGAGGCATGCCACCAGCGGCCCGTCCGCCCCCGCCACGTCCGCCACCGCGCCGCCCGCGCCCACGCGCACGCCCAGCGCCACGTCGTTGTCGCCCTCGTCCGGCTCCACGAAGCGCGCGCACGGGGAGAGCGACGGCAGCCAGCCCTCCACCGCGAGCTGGTCCTTCAGCGCGGCCTCGCCATTCTCGTTGAGCAAGTCCCTCAGGCCGCCCAGCTCCACGGGAGGTGGCGGAGGCGGCCGGCGCACCGGCATGGGCGGCACCACCACGTTGACGGGCGGCCCCGGGTCCAGCTGGAAGGCGGCCACGCCGTCCTCGTCCGCCACCGCGCGCACGCCCTCGTCGCGTGCGTCCCATGCGCGCTTCATCGTCAGCTCCGCGCCGGGCAGCACGCGGCCATCCGCGGTGGTGGCGCGCACGTAGACGCGGTTGCTGAAGCCCGCCACCAGCCCGTCCTCCAGCTCCGTCACCGCGGACACGGCGAGCGCGTCCTCGGCCAGCAGCAGCGACACCGCGCCCTCCACCCGGTCTCCCGCCGCGTCCTTCGCCTTCACGCGCGCGCTCAGCCGAGCGTCGCCGCGCAGGTCCGCCGGCACGCGCGGCAGCAGCACGCGGAAGCGCCCCGCCGCGTCCGTGCGCGCCTGCTTCGGCAGCCCGCCGTCGAGCCAGCCCACCGGCGGCGGCCAGTCACCGGACACGTTCCAATCCAGCTCCACCTCGGCGTCCGCCACCGGCGCGCCCGAGGCGTACACCACCTGTCCCTCCACCTCCGGCGCGTCACCCGCGCGCCAGAAGGGCCGGGGGCTCGTCGCCTCCACGCGGAAGCGCGGCAGGGTGAAGGGCTCCACCTCGAATCGCGCGGTGGACGCCACGCCGTTGCTCAGCCAGCCCACCGTCCACGTCCCCGTGGTGGCGCCCCTGTCGAGCGGGAAGCTGCCAGCCACCACGCCCCAGGGCCCCGCGGGCGCGCGCTCCTCCAGCACCACCTCCCCGGACGGGTCCGTCAGCGTCCACGTCCCGGGCCGGCCATCCAGCGGCGACAGGTCCTTCGCGCTCAGCGCCACCGCGCGGAAGCGCACCTCGTTGCCGGGCTCGTACAGCGGCCGGTCCGTCAGCACGTGCACGCGCGCGGGCACATATAAAGGAAGGGCCGCGTCCACCTGGTCCGTGCCCAGCGGCGTGCTGACGCGGGCGCGCAGCCGGTAGTCACCGTCCGGCACCTGGGGCAGCTTCACGCTCGCCACCAGCGGGCCGTAGCTCTCCCGCCGCCAGCCGTGCTCCGCGTCCACCGGCAGCGGCGTCTCCTTGCCGTCCGCGTCCACGAGGAAGAGCTCCGCGGAGCCGCGCCGCACCTCCGCGTCCATCATTCCGCCGTGGCGCGGGTTGGGCGCATGCGCCTGGGCCGTGACGCTCACCGTGCCCAGGACGCCGCGAGCCAGTCCGCTCGCGCTCAGGTTCACCGTCTGCCGCATCTCGCCATCCGGGCAGTACGGCATGGGCACGCCGCGCAGGAAGTACGAGGTCAGACAGACCTCGAACGAGAGCGGTATCAGGAAGCCCCCCACGAGCAGACCGGCCAGCCCTCCGATGAGCAGCGGAAGCCAGCGTCGGAAACGTTGCGTCATGCATCCTCCCCTGACCCGCACTCTATGCCGGGAAGGTCACGCTCTGCCGAGCCCCTCTTTTCACGCTTCCGTGACGGTGCGCTAGGGTGCCCACCTGCCTGCTTCACCCGCCCCGCCCCGCACATGCCCGCGC comes from Pyxidicoccus parkwaysis and encodes:
- a CDS encoding effector-associated domain EAD1-containing protein, which produces MSGFVAGDNMELDGAEKDELLRVLSSAFPSLEELRRMVESARREGLDSLVSSGSARERIFELILRAESEGWTRELVAGAYEAHPRHRRLSRFVQAYLASVERSIPRVSLERLFGPGRMGGAPEAWRRRLAAIEKRVCRVEPQVGAALGTGFLVSPNVVLTNFHVIENKLLESLRVRFDHKVLPGRTLLQPGTTYRVTKCLAYSRYSPADLMHPRPREARTDELDYAFLQVEGAPGDAQTDGESRGWLELPRTREPFLPGSLVLIVQHPEGRPMSVAVDEFLGVNPSRTRVAYRPCTGPGSSGAPCFTRDLRLAALHHSGGPRMPSSLGHNEGIPIDTIRDSLPLDMLDVLGWR
- a CDS encoding alpha-2-macroglobulin family protein, which gives rise to MKRTVMLGMLGLVLGAVLALLFVGGSSLSREAAPTADLMVRAKQDAYGAEGGAPAMEEVAAAPAPSSPPMPIVMKEADALGAPGGGGVLGGMMSGKKGSAARGDMEDEKKPEPESDSAPSRAWFPETFLFEPLVVTDASGAATVPVRVPDRLTNWRVLALAHSRSGAQSGAVTSFSGTLPTYVDPVLPPFLRAGDSVRLPVQVVNTTNAAVDAPLKVEVQGATVDGGNRSVRVPARGSVVEYVTVRVAGPGAVALRATLGTADAVVRDFDVWPTGRPVLLQRGGTLAAPRNLKLEGPVDAQAGSERVRLLVYPGALGVLRSELASAGAREGAADVAYTLMLVGRSPELLAALGETQSSEALKALTSGAAKRQAMPPQPEAGTVDVEAARKVLAQATQRALREGRAPDVATAALLAEGALAHPNNVVLSRLGERLAAKVAASQLPDGTCQGGEGWTVQRLLVATADCTRAVNAAVGTPEGKRRAALFTAKATGALERNRAHVKDGYTAAALLASGAVTGSLKDDLRTQVRDAVKKRDDGTAYLPVESGVVDGGGETPSEAEATALAVLALEGDAKAPLADLGASLLSTYAPALGWGGGRANRLALRAVVSLFREPLPAQVHVVLERDGKTVTEGTYDAKALREVLALEAAAPGSGGAHAWTVRAEPAVPGLGFSLALAAAVPWKPESQGGLELVVKGPAEAKVGQPADVVLEASTPSGLALELRHGLPAGVQVDPASLDALVAEGRVSSWDSEDGAVTLKLPPRGAGEPFQARFRVIPTLAGTLQGGASSLKVVSRPDLISYVPPTIWAVR
- a CDS encoding MG2 domain-containing protein; its protein translation is MHVLTDRPLYEPGNEVRFRAVALSAKDLSPLDGRPGTWTLTDPSGEVVLEERAPAGPWGVVAGSFPLDRGATTGTWTVGWLSNGVASTARFEVEPFTLPRFRVEATSPRPFWRAGDAPEVEGQVVYASGAPVADAEVELDWNVSGDWPPPVGWLDGGLPKQARTDAAGRFRVLLPRVPADLRGDARLSARVKAKDAAGDRVEGAVSLLLAEDALAVSAVTELEDGLVAGFSNRVYVRATTADGRVLPGAELTMKRAWDARDEGVRAVADEDGVAAFQLDPGPPVNVVVPPMPVRRPPPPPPVELGGLRDLLNENGEAALKDQLAVEGWLPSLSPCARFVEPDEGDNDVALGVRVGAGGAVADVAGADGPLVACLATALRARSLPAGRERLLVVQLNVRDPSLPRLEVELEEAFGEGSRLQGVLATAARDARACLPRDLSEEAPLPVALSWRLSKTGTELSTSWVSLPKQEGALPASLLPCIQQRFSALRLPAPDESTPKAEALGVARFTAYPAGVEGEDGPAMATVFPGYELSVSAKVDGKDAGGTKLVLRPAQLPNTRLRATPVQARAGDEVRIDLMRGPGFVGQLPEKLVLQAGTTALESKVDRSTRSVRFKLPSDFEGWAEAHWEGAVARVYVPPRAQLSVEVSPEKPVYAPGELARLQLRTKVDGKDGSAAVGLFGVDETLGQLAALPGAEAMGEVRASPAVASPAFGVLDGQALAMGRIRGSNAAAAALLRVSAVPQREAGEPSLSVNAVSPFDPSAEMTDPFYTVLAELHARVRAWEEKAPEGETLDPEGLAKLWDGALTACEQRGEKVTDAFGRRLRLSRLPADLLSLTDPRAVVTSGTRLPEDVENWNAWVAREAP